Genomic DNA from Candidatus Koribacter versatilis Ellin345:
GTTATCTTTTCACCGTACAAAATATAAGGTCGCAGGTCCACATGCCGCGGCTGCAAGCCTTCTTCCGTGAGGCACGGCGCGCGCGACAAACCCAGTGTCGGCTGCGCGATGTAATTCCGCGGATCGGCAAGAATGCGCGCGCGAAACTCCGCCCGCTCTTCCGCGGTACTCGCCGGGCCGATTAACATGCCGTATCCGCCCGACTCGCCCACCGCCTTCACAACCAGCTTGTCGAGATTGTCGAGCACATGCTGCCGCTGCTTTTCTTCAGTAAGCAAATACGTTTCTACGTTGTTGAGGATCGGATCGGCGTCCAGGTAGTACTTGATGATCTTCGGCACATACGCATACAACGCCTTATCGTCGGCGACGCCCGTCCCCACCGCGTTCGCCAGCGTCACATTTCCCGCACGGTACGCATTGAACAATCCAGCAACGCCCAGCGCTGAGTCCGGGCGGAACGCCAGCGGATCCAGATACTCGTCATCCACCCGGCGATAGATAACGTCCACGCGGCGAAGCCCCGTCGTCGTCCGCATGTACACCTTGTTGTCGTGCGTCAGCAGGTCGCGCCCTTCCACCAACTCAATCCCCATCTGGCGCGCGAGGAAGGCATGCTCGAAATATGCCGAGTTGTACACCCCCGGCGTGAGCAACACGATGGTTGGCTCGCCGCGATTCCCGGGCGCGAGCGATCGCAGAGTGCTGAGCAGAACCTGGGTGTAGTTTTCAATCGGCCGTACTGAATACCGCCGGAACAAATGCGGAAAGATGCGCTTCATCACGCGACGGTTTGTCAGCATGTACGACACGCCGCTCGGCACCCGCAAATTGTCTTCAAGAACCACGAATTCGCCATTCGGAAGACGAATCAGGTCGGACCCAACGACGGTGACATACACGTCACGAGGAACCTGCAATCCGCGCATCTGCCGCCGGAACTGTTTGCAGCTGTAAACCACCTCACGCGGCACGACCCCATCCGCGAGAATTTTCCCGTCGTTGTAAATGTCCTTCAGGAAGAGATTCAGTGCCGTGATGCGCTGCGCAAGCCCCTGTTCAATGCGCGCCCACTCCGCGCTCGTTACAATCCGCGGCAACAAATCGTACGGAAAGATCTTTTCGGTCCCCTCGCTGCGGCCGTAAACGGTGAAAGTTATTCCCTGGTGCAGAAACGAGACATCCGCCGAGTGCTTTCGCCTGCGGACCTCTTCCGCAGGCAGCGACATCAGCAGATCGAAAAGAGGCTTGTAGTGCTCGCGAACACCGCTGGCGTTTTCAAACATCTCATCGTAGATGTCATCGAACTGGTAGGAAGTTAAGCCAGCGACCCCGAATTCTTCCAGTTCCGGCGAGCCCATAGACGCACGAGTATATGGCCCCAACCGGAGCGCGCGCCATGCAAAGACACTATGGGCTCTATCACGAAATTTAATGGGCTAAGAGATTAGAACGTAAACGAAACGCCGCCGCGGACCGACCGCGCCGACTGCACCAGGTACACCGTCCCGCCATCCGGGCTGATAACGGGAATGTAACCCTGCGCCAGCAGATTACGCATGTCCACCACGGCTTCCATCTTTCCCGGGATCAGGTGACTGTGCGGCAGTGGTTGCCGTACGAATACGTTGAGGAACGGGTCCGATTGGCCCGGCGAGGTGTTAAACAAATCCACCGGCGTGATCGCGGTGCCGTTCATCCAGCGATACGAAGCGATCCAACGGGTACGCGACCCCGGCACCGTCCCTGTCACCTTCGCGGTGATCGCATGGGTCCGATGTTCCTCCAGCATGTTGCGGACTTCGCTCCACGCAATGTTCTCCCCATCGAGATCGAGCACGCCTCCGAAGGCGTAGTCGAGCGTCGCTGTCACATCGTGCGGCAGCTTCCGCTCAAACACAATGCGCATGCCGTTTGCCGAGAACGTCCCACCGTTGTAGCTGAACGTTCCGCCGAATACGTCCGGCAATGCATTGCCTTCCATGGCCGAAACATTTCCCAGGCCAAGCAGTTCAGTGTTCGTAATGTGGTCGGCATAGATCGCGACCTGGATGCTGTTCTTGCCGTAGCGCTGTGAGACCGCTAGCTCGTGGTGCGACGCGCTCTCCACCTCGCCGTGCCCGTTCAGCAGCGTGACGCGCGGATCGGACTCGCTGAAATCCGCCGGGGCCGTATCGTAGCCCTTAAGATCGCGCATGTTCGGCACGGTCGTCGCGTAGCGATATTCAATGACGGTGTTCGGCGTGAAGTGCCACGCCACGCTGGCAAATGGACGGAATGCTGTTTCCTTGCCCGCGAACTGGATCTCCTGCAACGCCGCGCCGTAATTCACTTCCAGCGACTGCATCAGGCGTGTCGTGTTCGCGGCCGTCGCTTCAATCGATTGCAACGTCTGTGAGTGGAAGCCAAAATTGGGGCTCGTAACCCGGCGTGCTACCAGCGAAACTTCCGGACTGGTGCCATCCGCCATCTCGTGCCGGTAAGCGGCTCGAACTACTCCGCCCGGATCTCCGCCCTCGCCACCGGCCACGTTGCCCGCGAACGAGAACGTGCCACCGGAGAACATCGACTCTTCCCAGTTGAACGACGTACCGTAGTCGCCGCTGGATCCGAATCCCGCCGATTGCGGCCCTGCGATAAACGAAACCGTGCCGTGGCTGGAATCATTCGTCTTGGCTTCGCTTACCAACGACGGTGTGCCATCTACCACGCGCAGGATCGGACGGTTCGCCATCGAGCGTAGCGTCCACTTCCAGTCGTCCTGATCGTCACTCGGCTTCTTGCGTTCTGGAAGCAGGGTTACCGCCTCGAACAATGTGTTCAAGGTGATGTTCATCACCAACCGCGCGCCGGATTGCAGCGCGAGGTTCTGCGTAACGCTGGGTAGGAATGAGGGTGCGGTGACCTTGACCGTGTATTTTCCGGGAGCAAGCGCGGGCAAGGCGAAATAGCCCTTCGTGTCCGTAAAGGCGCGGAAGATATCTTCCGACCCGAGCTTTGACATCTCGACCGCAGCACCCATCTGCGCAACGCCCTGGGCATTGCGCACGAAGCCCGACACCTGCCCTGAATGCCCGCTAGCCGACGCCATGGCCGACCACGCGATCACGAGAAGCAACCAGCCGAGCTTACGGGTCATACTACCCCCAGTCGATGCGATGTTACTCCACCTGGAAAGGTGTGCTGCGCGTCAAAGTCTGGTTCGTGACTTTGTCGTCCACCTTTACTGTCAACCGATACAGGCCCGGTTCCACGCTGTTCAACGCCATGCTCTTGCGCAACGTCATTTGGTCGCCGATGTTGCCCATCGCGTCCGTGCCGTCCGTCGCGCTCACCACTGACTTGTTGGTCTGCGCGTTGATCAGCTCATACTGCACCGTGGCGGAAGGCTTCTTCGTCTTCTCGTCCACGCCGAGATTGTAGACCTGCATCCACATATTCAGGCGCTGATCGCGCTTGAATACCGTCGGCTTGCCCGTTGCGGGCTCAACCCGTGGACGCACCTTCTCGTCGCCAATCACGAAACTTCCCGCACCAATCGACTTCGCCGGGACCTTCTCCATTACGTCCGCCAAAATCATCGTGGAGGAATTCAGCTTGTCGTCGGAGAAATCCGGCACCAGGATGCCGCGGCTATACACACCGCTGCGATCGCCGTTCACGTCCTTGATCGCGATATCCAAACGGTATCGGCCTGAACGCAGCGGCAGGGCCTTCCAGTAAACCGAAGACTGCTCCACTTTCTGCGCCAGCAGTTCGTTGGGTACATCGATCTGGACCGGGTCTTCGAACGTCTGCACGATCTTGCCGGTCATGGTCGTAACCCGACCAAGAATATTTACCGTCCCGCGCTCGATCCCGTCCTTCGCGGAGAACGTTATGTCCTTGTTCTTGATCTGGATCGTCACCGGCACCAGAACGGTATCGCTCGTGACCTTCACGAAATCGGTGCGCACATCGAACGGCAGCGGGTTCGTGATGATCTTGTGGGTGACCAGGAAATTATCCAGGTCCTTGTACTTGATCGTCGGCGGTTTCATCAGCGCCGCATACTGCTCGAGCCGGTCGAACTGTTTGCTCTGGTTCGACGCGTAGTCCATGTTGCTGCCCGTCGGGTTCATCCCGTTGATACGGTCCGCCTTGTTCGCCGTGCCCATGCTCTCGTAAAGCGTCAGGCCGGCGTTCGGCGTATACAGCAGCGCGTCCTTCTCGTTCGGGTCCATCGTCATTCGATATTCGTTGCACATGCACTTATCAACGAATTCGATAATGACTTCGTTCCCCAGGCTCTGCCCTTCGATATAGCGATAGCGCCAGCGCTCGAAAGGATACGTGGAGGTTTCGCCGCCGCCTTCCGAGTAATCGCGTTGGTACGATCCGCCGGAGGGATGCGACTCAATCTCGTCCGCAGGACCAAACACGATGTAAATACGGCCGCGGTCGGTTCGCCATCCCGGAATGCCGGAAGCGAAATGCTCGTTTGCATAAGCAATGCGGCGGTAGTGCTCTT
This window encodes:
- a CDS encoding circularly permuted type 2 ATP-grasp protein, giving the protein MFENASGVREHYKPLFDLLMSLPAEEVRRRKHSADVSFLHQGITFTVYGRSEGTEKIFPYDLLPRIVTSAEWARIEQGLAQRITALNLFLKDIYNDGKILADGVVPREVVYSCKQFRRQMRGLQVPRDVYVTVVGSDLIRLPNGEFVVLEDNLRVPSGVSYMLTNRRVMKRIFPHLFRRYSVRPIENYTQVLLSTLRSLAPGNRGEPTIVLLTPGVYNSAYFEHAFLARQMGIELVEGRDLLTHDNKVYMRTTTGLRRVDVIYRRVDDEYLDPLAFRPDSALGVAGLFNAYRAGNVTLANAVGTGVADDKALYAYVPKIIKYYLDADPILNNVETYLLTEEKQRQHVLDNLDKLVVKAVGESGGYGMLIGPASTAEERAEFRARILADPRNYIAQPTLGLSRAPCLTEEGLQPRHVDLRPYILYGEKITIVPGGLTRVALRKGSLVVNSSQGGGSKDTWVLNS
- a CDS encoding GWxTD domain-containing protein, which translates into the protein MKSIRLLFSVMFLVTCISAGLLFGAPGDKQAKDAQADQASQDGKTGAAQQEVDPLKRPLNDKQKKQNLKSLYKELDPTMRHWLDEDVKYIITDEEREAFLKMSNSEERDAFIEQFWLRRDPTPDTPENEFKEEHYRRIAYANEHFASGIPGWRTDRGRIYIVFGPADEIESHPSGGSYQRDYSEGGGETSTYPFERWRYRYIEGQSLGNEVIIEFVDKCMCNEYRMTMDPNEKDALLYTPNAGLTLYESMGTANKADRINGMNPTGSNMDYASNQSKQFDRLEQYAALMKPPTIKYKDLDNFLVTHKIITNPLPFDVRTDFVKVTSDTVLVPVTIQIKNKDITFSAKDGIERGTVNILGRVTTMTGKIVQTFEDPVQIDVPNELLAQKVEQSSVYWKALPLRSGRYRLDIAIKDVNGDRSGVYSRGILVPDFSDDKLNSSTMILADVMEKVPAKSIGAGSFVIGDEKVRPRVEPATGKPTVFKRDQRLNMWMQVYNLGVDEKTKKPSATVQYELINAQTNKSVVSATDGTDAMGNIGDQMTLRKSMALNSVEPGLYRLTVKVDDKVTNQTLTRSTPFQVE
- a CDS encoding carboxypeptidase-like regulatory domain-containing protein; amino-acid sequence: MTRKLGWLLLVIAWSAMASASGHSGQVSGFVRNAQGVAQMGAAVEMSKLGSEDIFRAFTDTKGYFALPALAPGKYTVKVTAPSFLPSVTQNLALQSGARLVMNITLNTLFEAVTLLPERKKPSDDQDDWKWTLRSMANRPILRVVDGTPSLVSEAKTNDSSHGTVSFIAGPQSAGFGSSGDYGTSFNWEESMFSGGTFSFAGNVAGGEGGDPGGVVRAAYRHEMADGTSPEVSLVARRVTSPNFGFHSQTLQSIEATAANTTRLMQSLEVNYGAALQEIQFAGKETAFRPFASVAWHFTPNTVIEYRYATTVPNMRDLKGYDTAPADFSESDPRVTLLNGHGEVESASHHELAVSQRYGKNSIQVAIYADHITNTELLGLGNVSAMEGNALPDVFGGTFSYNGGTFSANGMRIVFERKLPHDVTATLDYAFGGVLDLDGENIAWSEVRNMLEEHRTHAITAKVTGTVPGSRTRWIASYRWMNGTAITPVDLFNTSPGQSDPFLNVFVRQPLPHSHLIPGKMEAVVDMRNLLAQGYIPVISPDGGTVYLVQSARSVRGGVSFTF